The genome window CTTTTTTGGAGACCAACTCCTTATAATACAATGTCAGAAAGAATTAATAATAACTGCGTTCCTGTGATGGTACCAGTGGACAAATATGATATtaacgtgtatgtgtgtgcgtgtgtgtgtgtccgtgtgtgtgtacctaTAGCCTCCTCAAAGGCAAACAGAACAGTCTTCCCCTGGTTCATCAGGTCCCTGGCTCTGTTCCCCATCCACTTGAACCCTGTGAGCGTTTCCTGTCCCAACAAAAGGCAATAGCATAAATGACAGCAGTAACTTTAAAGCAAtcagcagaaatgtgttttgaaactCCTGCCAGGTCTGTTATGATAAAGgtgtgtttaaatgtatttttgaattgtattgtttttatctgttagtcaaaaagagaaaataggccttctatgtttttttatgcaagagaacatgtgcatgtgtttctgacAGTGTTCCTTTGATGTGTTTTAAAATCTTTCTTCCTGTGTCCTGTGCTTATGGCTTACTGTTCTCAAGTCTCCCATATATTTTTGAACTTGATAATGTTACCTCAAAGTGGAAGCCCTCCTTGAGAGCAATGGCTCGCAGTATTTTGGATGAGACAGTGCTGGACAGCATATAGAGATTTTTGACAGCAGCAGCGTCAGGGTTTTCTTGTTTCCAGCAGTGGAACATCCACCAGCCGAGCAGCGCTCCCAACTCATTACCACTGAAGACTCGCCACTGTccgctgacagagagagagaaggagagatagagagaaaggcGGACGTTGTAGACACGCAGGCAAACAACAAGGTCTATGGTGAAATCCGtgtctcttccttcctctgctTTTCATGACTGTCGAACATCGTTACAAAATGAGTGCAGAGAGAAGCCTTTACTTTTTGATTTTGTGgaactgacaccaaaactgGATATTTACTGTGAAAAATCTTCTGTTATCACACTCTATTGTACCTGCACTGGAAATATGTTGTTGTGCTGTCACATCAACTATATTCAGCCAcagaataagaaaaatgcaccactaAACAACAAAATTGGGGCAGAAATGTGAGTTACATTGTCATCAGctgttttagggtggaattttcctgtAAAAATGAATAGCCTTCATTATTCTCTAGCACAAAtattgcaaacacaaacatccacGCACACACCTCTTCTGCTTCTCAGCAATGGCCAGTCGATCAGCATCAGGGTCATTAGCCAGCACCACAGAggcaccctctctctctgccagggcAAATGACAAagtctgcagagacacagacacaaacacacattaaacctgccaccaccacacacatctAGACACACTGACTATGGAttaagtgtgtttgtatgagcaGTATGTACCAggactccctctccctcctcagggTTGGGATATTTGACCGTGGGGAATTCAGGGTCAGGGTCTTTTTGCTCCTCAACAGCATACGGAGGGTGAAGGTCAAAAGCTTTGAATGCTGTCTGGACAAATGTGTGGCCGACGCCGTGCACAGATGTGTGCACAATTTTCACCTCTGAGCTCTTGTTTATCTCCCTGtggacaaaaaatattttcttctttttatagTATGCTAAGTGTTACAAAAATTCTCTCTGTTTCAACTCAGCACTGTTGCACATATTTCCTAGTACAATTTACAATTTCAGCTCATATGCAAGAATTTCCAATATTATAGTGCATCACATtttatacaataataaaaatgaaaaaaaaaacatggtctGTTTAGttccaaaatatgtttttttttttctgccaacatCTCTTTCCTTATGCTgcagtttattaaaaatgcatagTATGAGTTTGTGTACCCTGGTCTGGGTGTGCAGAGTACCTGTGGTGACAGTGTTTCTGAATGGCCGTGAAGTATTGCGTGTGGATGTCCTGGTATGGGTCTTTGAGCAGGGGGCTTTTCAGAGCCTCCTCTGTGTTCCAGGACTCAGGCCAAGGCTCCAGATTCTTCTCTATGGCCTTGGAGATGCCTTTGTCATGAGGGGACACAATCTGCGCTCCATTGTCCCAGTACACCTAACACCCAGATAATGTGGAAGAAATGTACGatggaaaagaaacaaatagcGAAGATGAGTATGTTTAAGTTGTGATTCAAAACATAACTGATGTAAATGATTCAAATAAGATTCAAACAACTGACAGTGTATAAAATAATCTCAATATGCATATAATTCCTAAGTTACACTGTGTTAAACTGTCATTTTAAATCTTCAGTGCCTTTGGAGAGTTCAGCATGGGTCTTGGCTGTGTTGCTAAGAAAGCCGATGCAATTCAAAGAGGCAATAACTTTTATCAAAAAGCGATATGACAACTGCCGAGTGAGTATTCACTGTTACCTTGTATCCATTGTCCTGTTTGGGGTTGTGAGAGGCAGTGACCATGACTCCAGCACACAGACCCAGATGAGACACTGTGAAAGGCTGGTTGAAGAAGGAGAGGAATACATCACTTTCTGAAACGTGCAAAGATCATACTACACAGTGCAGACAagctgacagacaaacaaatgtgaCACTAAGAGTGGTAGAGCCTTGAGGGATACAATTATCCCTGTCATTTATCATTACTAGACAGACGTTACTGCATAGATTCAACTCCGTTATGCTACAAGGTATTCAAAAATAGGGATGCTATAATGTCTATGTGTGAGTGAGCGTGACACGCCGCTACAGAAAAAATGTGACGTGTGCATAATCTAGGGAATCTTACAGTAAATCTGATTTGCTGAGAAAAATTACCATGGATGTGAGACTGGATGGAGTCTGCAGATAGGGCCTGTGAATcactgtgcttttattgtgatgaTTCATCCCTCAGAAAATGTAGTGTAACTCTAATATTCAAGTGAATGACTGACAAAGGTAAACTGCTTTTTATTGTCACCAAGTGTCACCAAAACTGTACAGTGCTGTCAATACAAAATTTTGGATGAGAACATGTGGTGTTGTTTTATGCACAAAACCAAGACGGTCTATAGCTAAACATGGGCCATGTGAATGGTGACTATATGTATCACAACTGGGCACAACCCATTGATTTATGTGTGAGTTCACATGTGTTACGTAACATGTACTCCATAATGGttgaaagtgtgtttttcagtggaaTTTGCCCCTGAGTCtgagccacggtcctgctgtCATTCACTCCACTAAacagtgtgacatcagacaAACTGACTTGATGCCTTAATAATTTGGTTTCTCTCATGGATAACAAAGATATTAAACATGCTAACACATGATAGCCAGTTAAATTATATTTTGGTTTGCCATGGTTTGCCATGTCATtgccatgtaaaaaaaaataatcaaataacaAAAGTTGATTCAGTTTTAAAACCTACCACAAAAGGTGTAGGGGTAATGTCAGAGAAAAGGTGGACAGGTATGCCGTGGCTGATGAAGACAGCTGCAGCCAGGCTGGCAAAGTGCTTGCTGCTGCCCCCACTGTCAGGATGGGCCCGGGCATCGTACCCAATCACCACCCCTCGTTCCTTCAGGTTTCCGAAACACTCTTCCAGGTAACGGCAGAACCCctggaaaggaggagggaacagagagaaaaaggagaagagattGAAGAATAAGCTCAGAGAAAGAGGACGTGGTTAATGTGCAGTGGAAGGAATTTAACACAAGACCAGAAGGAGGGTGAGAAAAGGTGCAGCACTGAGATCACATGATGATGTGTAAAAGGATGCTGGAATGCGAACTATGCAGTCTCTAATGAGAGCGTGGAGCATCCCAGCTGATTCATACAGGGAACAACAACCACACAACAACAACCTAAGAATGTATGTGTCTGGCTACACACATGACATGATGTTTCATGTGTGCACTGTTGTGTGTATGGTCGTTTTCAAACCTGTGTGGTCTGGATGATCGTGAGGTCGTTCATACAGGATATCCCAGGGCCCATGGCGGCCCTCAGGCCTGCTGTGCCAAACTCCATCCTGGAGGAGAAACatttctgcagctcctccactgcTCCTTCTTTCACCATACGCTGCACCAGAGACACTGTCTTGGGATTCTagggagcaaacacacacacacacacacacacaaacacagtcatatGCAGAAAGGATATATCCTGCCTTATTTCCATCACCACTACaacattttttacaattttccAACAGAGCTTCCAACTGTTTCTGTAAGTCAGCTGATGTACAGTGTGGAGTTTGAGGAGTTTATAGCAGTTTATTTGTTCCCAGGACTAATAGGAAAACTACTTTACATAGACCCAAGTGTTAAAGCTGTTAAAGCTAAGGAAACCAAACCATCTGTCAGCAATAAGTCCAGCATGATATTGCCTCTCTGCTGTACTATTTGAACCCCTGGTCACAATTAGCAATCTGGAATAAGTAGATCCATATGACACTTATGCTTCCTGTTCACAGGAAGACTAACTGTCAAATGGGCCTCTCAGCAAACTGTCCTTCTAACATAATTATCTTAAAAAGGCTAATGAATCTGATTCCCTTGTCCATTTTGACCTGATTGGTGGCATCCCATGCCCTCTTAAGGCCACAAATGACTCAGTTTGTGTTAGTCAGATGGCAGGATGCACGCTACTCTGATTACAAAGCTGCCTGCATGCTCTTGTAGGGATGTTATGATGCCAGAAATATGATAATTGATAACAATATGAGTGAAATTCCACAGTTCTCGATAGCTGATTGgatatcacagcaaaaaaaaaaaaacgtattcaCCATGCACTCTTTTCTATTTAAAAACATTGTAATAAGATTAACAAGCgcacagtgtatgtgtttccACACAGGGTATATACCACATTAGAATATAACACTAGTATTGATATTGTTTACAAAGTTTTGGTATTGATTTGAGACTTTGTTGATTTTTGTGACACCCCTATTCTCATGAATTTTATCTtgaggagggaagggagaagaataaatgaatgtgtgtgtgtgtgtgtgtgtgtgtgtgtgtgtgtgtgtttctgtttgtgagTGTGGCGAGATAAGTTGAAACCAAGCTTTCACTTTCAATTAATTGCTTTGCAGTGCAGACTGAGTGAAATCACTCTAAGGTTACCAAATTTTCCAAAAGCTTGCTTCATTCACTAAGGCTGGATAATAGCAAATATGATGCACCCAGCCATACTTATATGTGCTGTACCAAATGTTTTGTCTCTAGTTCTTTTGTAACTGTAATGAAAACTTATCCtagtgtgcagcagcagcacactgggATAAAGACAATCTTACATTATGTCAGTCTCTTCAGCATGGATTGCGAAATTATCAAAGCATGCAAGCAGTGTCCAAGAACGTAATAGAAAGTAAACCCTTCCGCTTTTTCAGGCTTACCAAGTACGCTGTAAATTCATTCATTACATCTTATGATGCAGGCTGCATGTG of Myripristis murdjan chromosome 1, fMyrMur1.1, whole genome shotgun sequence contains these proteins:
- the pgm2 gene encoding phosphopentomutase; the encoded protein is MENDLPTTGDSELDRAIRQWLDYDKNPKTVSLVQRMVKEGAVEELQKCFSSRMEFGTAGLRAAMGPGISCMNDLTIIQTTQGFCRYLEECFGNLKERGVVIGYDARAHPDSGGSSKHFASLAAAVFISHGIPVHLFSDITPTPFVPFTVSHLGLCAGVMVTASHNPKQDNGYKVYWDNGAQIVSPHDKGISKAIEKNLEPWPESWNTEEALKSPLLKDPYQDIHTQYFTAIQKHCHHREINKSSEVKIVHTSVHGVGHTFVQTAFKAFDLHPPYAVEEQKDPDPEFPTVKYPNPEEGEGVLTLSFALAEREGASVVLANDPDADRLAIAEKQKSGQWRVFSGNELGALLGWWMFHCWKQENPDAAAVKNLYMLSSTVSSKILRAIALKEGFHFEETLTGFKWMGNRARDLMNQGKTVLFAFEEAIGYMCSPSVLDKDGVSAAAIAAEMTSYLATKKTSLSQQLTAIYEEYGYHITKNSYFICHDQDVIRKLFDRLRNYGDQKGSYPTKCGDFSVSAVRDLTTGYDSNQPDNKAVLPTSASSQMITFSFSNGGVATMRTSGTEPKIKYYTELCAAPGNSDVAQLNKELDALVDAIIETFFEPQKNKLQPKLE